In Bacillota bacterium, the following proteins share a genomic window:
- the cas2 gene encoding CRISPR-associated endonuclease Cas2, whose product MEILVSYDVSTETAEGRRRLRKVAQICKDYGQRVQKSVFECTVSPTQCERLRQYLLDNIDKSEDSLRIYILREPRDKYIESYGIDQRIDFNDPLVL is encoded by the coding sequence CTTACGATGTTTCCACAGAAACAGCTGAAGGTAGAAGACGCCTGCGAAAGGTTGCCCAGATATGCAAGGACTACGGCCAACGAGTGCAAAAATCGGTATTTGAATGTACAGTTAGCCCAACTCAGTGTGAACGTCTTCGGCAATATCTTCTGGACAATATTGACAAGAGTGAGGACAGCCTTCGCATTTATATACTGCGTGAACCAAGAGACAAGTATATTGAATCATATGGCATTGATCAACGAATCGACTTCAATGATCCGTTAGTTCTGTAG